The following coding sequences lie in one Oryza brachyantha chromosome 10, ObraRS2, whole genome shotgun sequence genomic window:
- the LOC102712393 gene encoding probable receptor-like protein kinase At2g42960: protein MSTGETLRTELSSRTPPFGLRLWIVIGISIWVVIFFILGFMCLWSIYRRKPKKSFDKIPVSQIPDVSKEIAVDEVREHAVENFRVQESHAISVQEKHYEKDSGKMLAHLVRSKSSDADNLSQCSSVYQCDRAGSSYSGDEGSSGNARRHFSQYATVSASPLVGLPEFSHLGWGHWFTLRDLEHATNRFSKENVIGEGGYGVVYRGRLINGTDVAIKKLLNNMGQAEKEFRVEVEAIGHVRHKNLVRLLGYCVEGIHRMLVYEYVNNGNLEQWLHGAMRQHGVLTWEARMKIVLGIAKALAYLHEAIEPKVVHRDIKSSNILIDEEFNGKLSDFGLAKMLGAGKSHITTRVMGTFGYVAPEYANTGLLNEKSDVYSFGVLLLEAVTGRDPVDYGRPANEVHLVEWLKMMVGTRRAEEVVDPDMEVKPTIRALKRALLVALRCVDPDSEKRPTMGHVVRMLEAEDVPSREDRRSRRGHTGNADTESKTSSSEFEISGDRRDSGPSARFQP, encoded by the exons ATGTCGACAGGTGAAACCCTGCGCACAGAGCTATCATCCAGGACGCCGCCTTTTGGTTTGAGGCTATGGATTGTGATTGGCATCAGTATTTGGGTGGTGATCTTCTTTATTCTAGGTTTCATGTGCCTCTGGTCCATATACCGGAGGAAGCCGAAGAAGTCTTTTGATAAGATTCCAGTATCTCAAATCCCGGATGTTTCCAAGGAGATTGCAGTAGATGAGGTTCGTGAGCATGCTGTTGAAAACTTCCGTGTGCAAGAAAGCCATGCGATATCAGTTCAGGAGAAACATTATGAAAAAGATTCAGGGAAAATGCTGGCACACTTGGTTAGGAGCAAATCGAGTGATGCTGATAATTTGAGCCAATGCAGCTCGGTTTACCAATGTGATAGGGCTGGTAGTTCGTATTCTGGTGATGAAGGCAGCTCAGGCAATGCTAGGAGGCACTTTTCTCAATATGCAACTGTCTCAGCATCTCCTCTGGTTGGTCTCCCAGAATTTTCTCATCTGGGCTGGGGCCATTGGTTTACTCTGAGAGATTTGGAGCATGCAACAAATCGATTTTCCAAGGAGAATGTCATTGGAGAGGGTGGATATGGGGTAGTTTACCGTGGTCGACTCATTAATGGGACTGACGTCGCAATAAAAAAGCTTCTTAATAATAT GGGCCAGGCAGAAAAGGAGTTCAGGGTTGAAGTTGAGGCTATTGGCCACGTCAGGCATAAGAATCTTGTCCGCCTCCTAGGATATtgtgttgagggaatccacaG GATGCTTGTATACGAATATGTGAATAACGGGAACTTAGAACAGTGGCTTCATGGTGCCATGCGCCAACACGGTGTTCTTACCTGGGAAGCCCGAATGAAAATCGTTCTTGGAATTGCTAAAGC ACTTGCTTATTTACATGAAGCAATAGAGCCAAAAGTTGTACACCGTGATATTAAATCAAGCAACATACTAATTGATGAAGAATTCAATGGCAAACTTTCTGATTTTGGCTTGGCTAAGATGCTGGGTGCAGGGAAGAGCCATATCACAACTCGAGTTATGGGAACTTTTGG GTACGTGGCCCCTGAGTATGCTAACACAGGCTTGTTAAACGAGAAGAGTGACGTCTACAGTTTTGGTGTGCTACTGCTGGAAGCAGTGACTGGTAGAGATCCGGTTGATTATGGTCGGCCTGCTAATGAG GTGCATCTAGTGGAGTGGCTCAAAATGATGGTTGGCACAAGAAGAGCTGAAGAGGTAGTTGACCCTGACATGGAGGTTAAACCAACCATTCGGGCCCTTAAGCGTGCTCTCCTAGTGGCACTGAGGTGCGTTGATCCAGACTCTGAGAAAAGACCCACTATGGGTCATGTTGTTCGGATGCTTGAGGCAGAAGATGTCCCATCCCGTGAG GACCGGAGGAGCCGAAGGGGCCACACTGGCAATGCAGATACCGAGTCGAAGACAAGCTCAAGTGAGTTCGAGATAAGTGGGGATAGAAGGGACTCAGGACCATCAGCAAGGTTTCAACCCTAA
- the LOC102704458 gene encoding LOW QUALITY PROTEIN: COBRA-like protein 4 (The sequence of the model RefSeq protein was modified relative to this genomic sequence to represent the inferred CDS: inserted 2 bases in 1 codon) — protein MAARASPSRPAAVAGGCCSAVLLAAALLFSAPSTADAYDSLDPHGNITIKWDVMQWTPDGYVAVVTLFNYQQFRHIQPPGWQLGWTWAEKEVIRSMRGALAVEQSDCSVFRINNGSAPHSCKRDPTVVDLLPGVPDDMRVANCCRAGSLSASSQDPANAAASFQITVGLAGSSNSTVRLPRNFSLGAPGPGYTCGRAVVVRPSMFFSQDGRRVTQALMTWDVICTYSQFLASKVPSCCVSXSSFDSDKTANCPTCSCGCRNDNATTGKCVKKNAPDLQSIINGPGRWTWEPLLQCTPHMCPVQINWHLEHKDKEHWRVKITVTNLNYRMNHSEWNLVFQPLNSDITKISGFNYKSILPYGIGRNDTGMIWGVKPYNDLLMQAGPLGDVQGELIVRKNLMASSTAADKQRWAFPSRVYFNGDNCVMPPPDGYPVSIMA, from the exons atggcggcgagggcgagcccATCCAgacccgccgccgtcgcaggcggctgctgctccgccgtgctgctcgcggcggcgctgctcttCTCAGCTCCGTCGACCGCAG ATGCTTATGATTCCCTGGATCCACACGGTAACATCACAATAAAATGGGACGTTATGCAATGGACTCCTGATGGCTATGTT GCTGTTGTCACATTGTTCAACTACCAGCAATTCCGGCACATCCAGCCGCCGGGGTGGCAGCTGGGATGGACGTGGGCGGAGAAGGAGGTGATCCGGTCGATGCGcggcgcgctcgccgtcgaGCAGAGCGACTGCTCCGTGTTCAGGATCAACAACGGCAGCGCCCCCCACAGCTGCAAGAGGGATCCCACCGTCGTCGACCTTCTCCCGGGCGTCCCGGACGACATGAGGGTGGCCAACTGCTGCAGGGCCGGATCGCTGAGCGCATCCAGCCAGGACCCTGCAAATGCTGCCGCCTCGTTTCAGATCACGGTGGGTCTCGCCGGGAGCAGCAACAGCACGGTTAGGCTGCCCAGGAACTTCAGTCTCGGTGCCCCCGGCCCTGGGTACACCTGTGGCCGTGCTGTGGTCGTCAGGCCTAGCATGTTCTTCAGTCAGGATGGGAGGAGGGTAACTCAGGCTCTGA TGACATGGGATGTGATCTGCACATACTCCCAGTTTCTTGCAAGCAAGGTGCCAAGCTGCTGTGTTTC CTCGTCGTTTGACAGTGACAAAACCGCCAACTGCCCAACATGCTCCTGTGGCTGCCGAAATGACAATGCTACTACAGGAAAATGTGTGAA GAAGAATGCACCTGATTTGCAGTCCATCATCAATGGCCCTGGAAGATGGACTTGGGAACCTCTTCTCCAGTGCACTCCACACATGTGCCCAGTACAAATAAACTGGCACCTGGAGCACAAGGACAAGGAACACTGGAGAGTGAAGATCACTGTCACTAACCTGAACTACCGCATGAACCACAGCGAGTGGAACTTGGTCTTTCAGCCTCTGAACTCCGATATCACCAAGATATCTGGGTTTAATTACAAGTCTATTTTGCCATATGGAATCGGCAGAA atgatacTGGGATGATTTGGGGAGTAAAGCCCTACAACGATTTGCTCATGCAAGCTGGTCCTCTTGGAGATGTGCAAGGAGAACTAATTGTGAGAAAGAACTTGATGGCTTCTTCCACTGCTGCAGATAAGCAGCGATGGGCTTTCCCGAGCCGTGTGTACTTCAACGGCGACAATTGTGTCATGCCACCTCCTGATGGATATCCAGTTAGTATTATGGCTTAG